The genomic window CGTCGTCGACGTGGGGCAGGCGCTTATTCAACACCAGGAGCCAGCCAAAATGCTGTTCATTGCGGGAAATGCGAATCGCGATCACGTTGCGCAGCTTTTCGCAGCCGGGTAGCGTCAGCGAGCGTTGGGGGGCGTTGCGCACCGGCGGAATGTGAATGTCGGCGGCGGACGGACGCAATAACCGGCGATATTCCTCGGGATCAATTTCCAGATCGCCCGTCATATAATCCGCCCATTGCTCCAAGTTATCGGCTGCCAGGGAATTCACGCGGTTGACGGTTTCATCGATAAACACAATTGCTTCGGCGTTGATCAGATCGCGCAAGGAAGGCAGCACCGTGGCGGCCACCGAATGCATGTCGTTGCGCAGATTGCAAACTTCCAATTGTTCGGCCAGGCCCCGCAGCCAGGTTAGTTCCTCAAAATCGGTGGTAACCTGGTTGACATACGCCCGCAATTTGGTCTGGGCGTTTTCCAACTGCATGCGCAAATTGACGGTGGAGGTCACGGACGCGATCAGCTTTTGAATTAGCTCCGAGGGACCGGGGGGGCAGTAACCGCACACCACCACGGGAACCTGCCCGGCGTCGGCCACCGGCGCGATGAAAATTTCCCCCCCCTCGGGTTGGGGGACATAGACAACCTTGGCCCCCAGCGAATACCCGGCCAGAATTTGCGGAATGCTCGAACTCAGCGGCGCGGAGGAAGAGTGTTCAACTGAATTGGCGTGCGACTCGGCGTCTCCCAGAATACAGTGCCACTGGGATTGTTTGGCCCACACACCGCAGGGGGCGGCCAGAGCGGCGACTAGTTCCTCGTGCAAGGCCAGCGCGTGCGCCACGACCGGAAACGAGAGCCAGTTATAGGCTTGCCAAATTTGCATAGTCGGCAAAAAGGGTAAGGGTACCAAGACGTGGAAATCCATCCTTCACCTAAATTTAGTGCGCAAACCGCAAATAAACGGAAAAAAATTCCCTTGACCCCAAATTTGCCCACTCCCATTTTTTGACCTAGTGTTGTGCGGAGATTCTCGCCGAGGGGGGCGGAAGTCAGCTTTTTGAGGCAGTTTTCCCGAAAAGGCAGGCAAGAAATGGCACAAAATTT from Pirellulales bacterium includes these protein-coding regions:
- a CDS encoding HD-GYP domain-containing protein, producing MQIWQAYNWLSFPVVAHALALHEELVAALAAPCGVWAKQSQWHCILGDAESHANSVEHSSSAPLSSSIPQILAGYSLGAKVVYVPQPEGGEIFIAPVADAGQVPVVVCGYCPPGPSELIQKLIASVTSTVNLRMQLENAQTKLRAYVNQVTTDFEELTWLRGLAEQLEVCNLRNDMHSVAATVLPSLRDLINAEAIVFIDETVNRVNSLAADNLEQWADYMTGDLEIDPEEYRRLLRPSAADIHIPPVRNAPQRSLTLPGCEKLRNVIAIRISRNEQHFGWLLVLNKRLPHVDDDDVLTAGCLSSWEFGTFEVGLANAAATMLATHARNIQQFQEKEALLVGVIRALANSIDAKDPYTCGHSDRVARIARVLARELGCEPRECEQIYMSGLLHDLGKIGVPDEILTKPGKLTDEEYAVIKRHPEIGYNILKHLRHLEYVLPGVLHHHESYNGQGYPHGLQGMNIPFPARVLAVADALDAMTSCRPYRTAMPLEKAESILRSGAGSQWDPRVVDAYFAVSAEIKDICGRDQSHMQLLLRGREMFEETGTLPPDWDTIGLAVNAMAMN